AGCGCCGAGGTGCCGCCGCTTCAACCCGTGCTGATCGATAGTCGTAACGGCGGCGCGGAGCAGGCGGCCGAACGCCTCGGTCACCGACTTCAGCTCGGTGTCGAACGGGTGGTTCAGGAGCAGTTGGTTCATGTCCCGGATCAGGTGGATCAGGCACTTTTGCTTCGGACAGGGGAGCGCGTCGTATGCCGCGTAGAAGTCCGAGACGAGTACCCCGCGGAAGTCCTCCAGGTACTTCCCGAGGAACCCGCCCTCCCGGGTGGGCCGGTACTGGTAGAGGACGGTCTCGACGCTCGCGAACACCCAGATGTAGCCTCGCCCGGTCCGCAGCGCCACCTCCGTCTCGTCGGCGTGGATCAGACTGCCGGCCCGCAGCGAGGTGAGCAGCTGCCGGTAGGTCGGACGGTAGTAGTGGGCGAGGAGGCCCTTGATCATGTGCAACTCGGTCCGGTCCACGTCCAGTCCGAACTGCTCCCGGAACATCGCCTCCACGACCGCCAGCCCGAGCCGGTGTCCGACGTGCATGTGCATCGCCCAGCTCTTCAGCCCGTGGTAGTGCTTGTCCAGCCGCTCGTACGCCTCGGGGACGAAGATTCGCCCACAGTTCGAGCAACGGTACGGGCGGGTCCGGCAGCGGATCACCCGACGTCTGATTCCCGCCGGGGTGATGACCAGGTCGAAGGCCCGCTTCCCGGCCGTGGGCCACACGGGCGCCCCGTCCCCGGTGGCGATCGCGACATCCTCCGACCGGCAGTGGGGGCATCGTCCGGCCTCGACAACGACCTCTCGGCTCACGCGCACCTTTCGGTTCACCCGCTCCTTCGACCGGGCCACGTTCTTCCGAAGGGTGCGGCTGGTGCGGACGTACACCCTCTCCCGTTGGTAGTCGAAGTACGCGAGCTTGTTGACCGCAGCGAAGTCCGGGTTTGCGAACGCGATGGATCCCGACTTCCGCGGGAAGGCAAGGGCGTCGAGGTCTTCCACCCGCGCGGACGGTGGAGCGTTTGCGGTCGTGGCCGAGGCGCACCCGGCGTCTCCGGGTGCGAGCGCGAACAGCACCTCGACCACCCGCTTCAGCGCCGCGCAATCGTCCAGGTTGTATTGCAAGAGCCTCTGCTTGAGCGAGTCCTCCCCGGTCCGTTCCCAGTCCGACCGCCAGACCAGGCTCTGGAGCCCGGACGCGTCCGGGGCCGCCCACGCGAAGCCCAAGGACCGGGCCACGTCCTTGAGTCCGTTGGAGTAGACCGGGAAGTACACGTGGGCGTAGATGACCGACAGGACGTTCGTCGTTCGGGCGAGCACCTGGTCGGCCAGCCGCTTGCGGCCCGCGTGCTTCCGCATCCGCTTCAAGAATGCTCGCTCGTAACTGCCGTAGCAGAACACCCGGAAGTCCTCGTACCCCCGGAGCAACTGGAGGAGTTGCTCGAAGATGCGTGGCTCGTCTTCTGGCCGATCCGCCCAGAATGAGTGCCGGGACTCGACCGATTCTTCGACCACAATCACCCCGACCAGGTAGACGAACGAGTCCCCCGACTTCCCTTCGAGGTCCAGGTACACCCGGACGGGGGCGTCGGGGAGGCGCGGCGAGCCGAACACGTACGTCTTCCGATCGCGGATCGCCAGCGCCTGCAGGGCCGGGTTGTGATCGTGTCCCCCGGCACGTGATCGCTTCCGCTGCCGCCGCGGCCGGAACGTGTGCGCGAGTTGGGTGACGGTCAGGATGCCCTTGCGTGCAAACCGCTGAATATCCTTCTCCCTCAGCCCCCGGAGCAGGCTCAGGTCGTCGGTCTTCGTCGCCTCTTGGTGGCAGCCGTCCCGGAACTCACACTCGGCGCAGTGGCCGTTCAGCGTGAGCCGCGGTCGGCTCGCCCCCATCTGTTGTTCCCGGAGGTCCCGCCAGGCGCGGCTGGCCGCTTCCTGGAGCCTGACGGTCAGGCTGATGCGTGCCGGGCAGTCACCCCGGCCCCGGTACACGAATGCCGTGTCGGGTTGCCGGCCCTGAAGGTCGCCGACGACGCGCCCCAGAGCGGCGAGGAGGAGGCGCTGGACGAGCCCGACCTTCTCGGACTCGTGGTACAGGACAGGGGCGTAGTGAAAGTCGCCCAGCAAGGACCGTCCGGGCACGCGTCTGAGCCCGTCGAAGGAGAGCGATACGCTTTCGTCCTCCGCTCGGACGTCGAGCAGATGCGTCACTCCCTGCTTGAGTACCGCGAGGGACAAGTCGAAATCGCACATCACCTCCCCTGGAGCGTGGTCGGCGCGGATCGCGGCGGCCGCCCGGTCTCTCACGTCGCGCCGATCCCTCAACCGGAGCGTCTGGTAAGCCGCCGGCTCGGCCCGCGTCCCGGCGAGCGTCAGGTGCCCCTTGTACCGGCAGTGGAGGTAGGACTCGATGACGTCCCGGGTGATCTTTGCGGACATGACGGGCCTCTTTGTAAGGGCCGCGTCCTTGCGACGGGAAAGATGACTTGGAACTTCGAGAGACCAACGACGACGTCGTCACCGGCTGACCGCGGGCAGTAGAGACGGGCGCGATTGGTGCCGTACGGTCGCGTCGCACGTGCGGGCCAAGTACTCCAGGACGTCCCGGCCTTGCTGCCGACAGGTGGCCACCACGGTCAGCACTCGCTCGACGAACCGGCTCCCGCCCGCCGAGCCGGTCCCGTAGCTCATCTTCCGCCAACACACGGCGTGCCGCAACGCCCGCTCGGCTCACACGATGAGCTGCGAACCCCAAAAGCCGACATGCGGGCTGTGCAGATATAGTGTCTGGCGCTCACTTGCCGCGCGACGACTGGCACATCACTCGGTCGCCGACCAGTTCCACGGACGTGCCCCGCCACTGCCCGCCCGGTCCGCGGAACACCACCATGCCCTGGTTGGGGGTTGCTACCGTTCCGAGCCATGAACTCGTCACGCCGCCGAACACCAATCTCACCTGCTACAAAAACGGCGGGATACGGTAAAGATTCAGAAAATCGGTCCCGCCCCGCAGTCATGTGCCGCGCCGGGTTCGGCGCAGCCGCCTCAAGGTCGTAGTTAGCGATCCTCCCATCGCCGCCGCCGTTCACGATCGTACAGCGCGTGCTCCACGATCAGACCGATGAGGGCGAACACCATGAATCCACCCGTGACCGAGCCGGCGAGGTAGGCCGGGTCACTGCCCCCGGATCGGAACAGGCCGAGCAGGCCGCCCACGACCCCGAGGCCCAGCGACCACTTCAGCCGGGATCGCGGCGGCTCGGTTGGGCGTGACTCGGGCAACTCCTTGGCCGCGGCCGGCCACTTGGGCAGGTTCCCGAAGCCTCCCTCTCCAGCATTACGGCTGTCGCTCATCAGCGTCCTCCGTCGCCGAACCATGACTCACCGGCCGCACCCACGCGACACGTTCGCGAAACAAGCTACGTGCAGTGGTCCCGCGCAGAGCGGGGTTCGGCCGTCTCAGGGAGGTCCGTAAGGCACCGCTCGGTCCAACCCGCGAACCATTCGACCAACGTCGGCGGGCGGGGCAGTGGGGGCAACTGGCCGGGGTGTGGCGTGCCGGGATCCCACCACCCCGGCGGACGGCACGCCGGCACCCACTCCCCCGAGAACCCGGCGAAACACGCAACGTCCCACACGCGCCCGGCGAACGCGCCCGTTAGTACCAATACCGACCAGAACGTGCAGCCCTGGTGACAAATCGGTATGCAGCCGTCACACGGCCAGTCACGGTCGACGGGGCGGACTTCCACGTCGCGCAGGTCGTCCGCGGCGAGCGGGAAGAGATCCGTCGGGCGCACCGGCCGTCCCTCTTCGGCCTCGTACTCTTGAGCCCAGCCCCTGAACTCGTTCAGCGACTTACCGGGGCTCCACAGCCCGTAGTAGGGACCGGCCCCGTGCCCGAGTTGCAGCATGAGATCCCGGTACTCGGCCGGGAGCGAGACACCGAGAGCAGCTTCGACGCGGTCCAACTCCCCCCGTCCAACCGAAGCGCTGTAGTAGCGATGCGCCTTGGCCCCGAACACCTTGTAGCCGGGGTCACGCCTCCGCAGCTCAGTCAGGTGCTCCCGTAACAGCTCGATTTCCGTTATCGCATGCCTCCGCGCGTGGCCGAACTTAGAATTGGCCTACCGGCTGGGGACCGGTATTTATTGGTGAAACTTCTCGCAGGATACCATATTCGTTCCCCTGTTCAAACGGGAAGTGACCCGTGTTCGTTTGCTCCAGTCAACGAAGGGGCTCCTTAAGGGTTCTCTTGCGTCGACCTCGAATGTACCTCCGACGCGCTCGTGATCCGGGCACAGAGCCGATTCGAGGAATGCTAGCGCTCCTCGAACCGGATGTCGTCCCAGGCCGGGACGTGTACCCCGTTCACCGCATACGCCTCGTGGTGAACGACTCGCAGTGTGCCGCGCACCGTGAATGCCTTCCCCTCGCGCGCCTTCCTCGTCCGGTCTCCGATCAGTGACACCGTGCGCTCCTGATCGTCACCGTCGCGTAATACGGGGCCACAGATCGTGCGCAGTTGGCCGTTCACGGGCCACGTGTACGCGGGCGCGTCACCGATCGTAAACCGGATCGTCACGTTGTCGCCAGCGAGGCGCGCGGCCTGCTCGATGGTCAAGGTGTCGAACTTGATGACGGGCGTGGTGGGCGGAGCGCCCAGAAGGGAGCAAAAGATGATGGTGTTCATGGGAATGATTGGAGCAGACGAGCGCGGGGAATGCAACAACGTCGCGCGCGTTCACGCGGCGTCGAACAGGCTCGGCTGGATGCGTGGTGATACGGGTACAGGTTCGACGGGTTTGATCAAATCGGCCCCGCCCGCGCTCGCCCGGTTCACGCACTCGCTCACCGGCCATGCCTCCATCTGTTCGGCCGGGTACGGGGTGAGCAGCGGGAGCAGGTTCGCGGACCGCGTTTCCTTCGGATCGAGCCACGCCGCGAAGTGTTCTTCGGGGAGGATCGCGGCCATGCGCTCGTGGAACGCTACTAGTTCGTTGGGCGATACCGTGAGCATACAGCCCTTGAGTGACTAGCTGAACAACCTCATGCCGGGCAAAGTATCTCCAACGTGCGGATTGAAACGATTGCAATGCTGATTTGGGTTAGGCATCGTTACGGAGTCGTGGGATGCGAATTTGATATCTGGGTAAATTAGCAGCTTTGGGGTAATTATTCCTTAATTGCTTCTGGTGACGGATTCCGAAATCAACGCGACGCCAAAGCTGAACTCTGTGCCGACGAACGAGCCGATTGATACGAGCGACCTGTTCCCCGATTATCTGGTCGAGTGCGACGAGCACCTGACCGGGGCCAGGCGTTTGTTGCTTCAACTCGAATCGAACCCAGCGGAAGCCCGGCGCGAGCACCTCGACGGCCTGTTCCGACACTTCCACACAATCAAAGGGTTGTCCGGGATCGCCGCGGTACGAGAAGCCGAGTTACTCGCGCACCATTTGGAAGAGTACCTCGGCGCACTTCGTAAGAATCTCGTGTCGCTGACTCCCGCGGGCGTGGACGCCCTTGTCGCGGGTGCCCGAACACTCGAAGGCGCGATCAGCGCCCGGCGCGATGGGACACCGCCGCCCGAGTTTAATGCGCTGATCGCGCAGTTGACGGCCCTAACAAACGGGACCGCCGCACCAACCGCGAACCCGAACGCAGCTCGACGTCAAACCCCAATCAGTTCAGCGCACCCACCGGATAAACCGGATCACACACCAGAAGTTCTGCGCACGGGTAACCGGGTGTGGCGGGTGACGTTCACCCCGACGCCGGTTCTATCCGAGCGCGGGGTGAATGTGAGCACGGTCCGCGAGCGATTGCGCGTCGCGGGTGAGATCGTCCGGGCCGAACCGATCACCGTCCCCGGTGGCGGAATCTCGTTCGCGTTCCTCGTCACCAGTTCGAACGCGGATTTCCCGTCCCACTTTGCCGGCGACGGGCTGAGGGTCGAGCCTTACGAGTCGCCCGCCCCGGAACCGGTTGTCGAGCCGTCTCGTTCCGTCCCCCTCGCGCCCAGTAACATCGTCCGCGTGGATCTGGGAAAACTCGATGAGCTGATGCGAACGCTCGGCGAACTGGTCATTACGCGGGCGCGACTCGATGGAGTTTTGGGGCGCGTATCCGCTCTGCTCCCGGCTGCCGAACGGCGCGAACTGCAAGAGACGAGCCTGACCGTCGAGCGCCAGTTGCGCGCGCTCCGCGACGGTGTGATGCGCGTCCGCCTCGTTCCCATACGGGACGTGTTCACGCGGATGCGGTTCGTCGTGCGCGATCTCACACGCGAAACCGGTCAGGAGATCGAACTCGGTTTGACCGGCGAGGGGACCGAGATCGACAAGTTCGTGGTCGAGCGCCTCGCCGACCCGCTCTTGCACCTCGTGCGGAACGCGATCAGCCACGGAATGGAACCGGTCGCGGAGCGCATTACGGCCGGGAAGCCCGCACGCGGGCGGATCGACTTGCGCACTGTGGCCGCGGGCGGGGCGGTCGTGATCGAGGTTGAAGACGACGGGCGCGGGATCGATGCAGAACGAGTGTTTGCCCGTGCCCGCGCAG
This region of Gemmata massiliana genomic DNA includes:
- a CDS encoding chemotaxis protein CheA, producing the protein MTDSEINATPKLNSVPTNEPIDTSDLFPDYLVECDEHLTGARRLLLQLESNPAEARREHLDGLFRHFHTIKGLSGIAAVREAELLAHHLEEYLGALRKNLVSLTPAGVDALVAGARTLEGAISARRDGTPPPEFNALIAQLTALTNGTAAPTANPNAARRQTPISSAHPPDKPDHTPEVLRTGNRVWRVTFTPTPVLSERGVNVSTVRERLRVAGEIVRAEPITVPGGGISFAFLVTSSNADFPSHFAGDGLRVEPYESPAPEPVVEPSRSVPLAPSNIVRVDLGKLDELMRTLGELVITRARLDGVLGRVSALLPAAERRELQETSLTVERQLRALRDGVMRVRLVPIRDVFTRMRFVVRDLTRETGQEIELGLTGEGTEIDKFVVERLADPLLHLVRNAISHGMEPVAERITAGKPARGRIDLRTVAAGGAVVIEVEDDGRGIDAERVFARARAAGLTPPGGWSDPGAVLDLICSPGFSTRDSTDRASGRGVGMDVVRRAIEELGGTLDLVTRPGRGTRFTARLPLTLAIADALIVTVGPQTYAAPQAAVREVILVEPDTVTAFENNELIRHHGGVLPLLRLTDLFRAPEPTTAFPALVVGEGLHAIAIAVDRVIGLREIVVRQLSDPLVQVPGLAGATELGDGRAVLILDAVGLARYARTRRPH
- the tnpC gene encoding IS66 family transposase, whose product is MSAKITRDVIESYLHCRYKGHLTLAGTRAEPAAYQTLRLRDRRDVRDRAAAAIRADHAPGEVMCDFDLSLAVLKQGVTHLLDVRAEDESVSLSFDGLRRVPGRSLLGDFHYAPVLYHESEKVGLVQRLLLAALGRVVGDLQGRQPDTAFVYRGRGDCPARISLTVRLQEAASRAWRDLREQQMGASRPRLTLNGHCAECEFRDGCHQEATKTDDLSLLRGLREKDIQRFARKGILTVTQLAHTFRPRRQRKRSRAGGHDHNPALQALAIRDRKTYVFGSPRLPDAPVRVYLDLEGKSGDSFVYLVGVIVVEESVESRHSFWADRPEDEPRIFEQLLQLLRGYEDFRVFCYGSYERAFLKRMRKHAGRKRLADQVLARTTNVLSVIYAHVYFPVYSNGLKDVARSLGFAWAAPDASGLQSLVWRSDWERTGEDSLKQRLLQYNLDDCAALKRVVEVLFALAPGDAGCASATTANAPPSARVEDLDALAFPRKSGSIAFANPDFAAVNKLAYFDYQRERVYVRTSRTLRKNVARSKERVNRKVRVSREVVVEAGRCPHCRSEDVAIATGDGAPVWPTAGKRAFDLVITPAGIRRRVIRCRTRPYRCSNCGRIFVPEAYERLDKHYHGLKSWAMHMHVGHRLGLAVVEAMFREQFGLDVDRTELHMIKGLLAHYYRPTYRQLLTSLRAGSLIHADETEVALRTGRGYIWVFASVETVLYQYRPTREGGFLGKYLEDFRGVLVSDFYAAYDALPCPKQKCLIHLIRDMNQLLLNHPFDTELKSVTEAFGRLLRAAVTTIDQHGLKRRHLGAHRPAVADFFGTLSGQPFRSEAAEDLRQRLLRNRGGLFTFLEYDGVPWNNNNAENAIRQFGYYRDRTAGRLGETGLQEYLLLLSLCHTCRYRGVSFLQFLRSGQRDLDRFCETRRRRRFPDMQVYPKGFIPPHYSRVRKPLAANSAGEGVRPTPKGGVPG
- a CDS encoding SOS response-associated peptidase family protein, producing MLTVSPNELVAFHERMAAILPEEHFAAWLDPKETRSANLLPLLTPYPAEQMEAWPVSECVNRASAGGADLIKPVEPVPVSPRIQPSLFDAA
- a CDS encoding SMI1/KNR4 family protein codes for the protein MDRVEAALGVSLPAEYRDLMLQLGHGAGPYYGLWSPGKSLNEFRGWAQEYEAEEGRPVRPTDLFPLAADDLRDVEVRPVDRDWPCDGCIPICHQGCTFWSVLVLTGAFAGRVWDVACFAGFSGEWVPACRPPGWWDPGTPHPGQLPPLPRPPTLVEWFAGWTERCLTDLPETAEPRSARDHCT